The sequence TCGAGTACTGAAGTAGCACGGCGAAAGTACAGTTAGCAAGGAAAAATCCCAGCATACATACCCTCAAAACGAATTGGTCAGGCCAATATGCCTCAGATGATGGGCACACCTCCATGTCGATCAAACTTGCAAGTATGTTACGTAGCTCGCATATATGGGGTCCAAACCACGCATGTATTGACGTAGAGGCGAAGAGCAATCCTTCTTGAGTCTCGAATAGAACCACGGTGATCTGGAAGCCAGTGGTCGATCACACAGATCATCGTGGCATAGAACAAACGTGAGATTCAGATGCGTATGACGCAAGGTATAGGATGATCTACATGAGCAAGAGCGATCCATATGCTGGCCATTGATAAACATGTATCAACTGTTAAAATTTGATCTTTTTGGGAGCTGCGTCGGCAGGAATGTCATCTCTGAAGAATGCGCCGTAAGCGCCATGTGTTTTCTTTTTGATGGTCATCGGGAACTGAATGGATGCGGTTATCAGCGTTTAGTTCCAAGTACATCTTGTCAAAGTGTTATCGCGGTGCGTACCTTCTTTAGGGGGTCGGCGTCAAAGCCGTTGTCTTTCAAAACTCGTGCAAACTCGCCAGCAAGAGCACGTTCATGGTCAGCACCGGTGAAGAATGTGACGCTTTTGCCACTCTTTCCTCCGCGCCCTGAAGCGAATTGTGAGAATACAGATCGTCAGATGATGCGTGGGAGCATACCCGTTCTTCCAATCCGATGAATATACTCCTCAACTGTCAGCGGAAACGTGTAGTTGATCACTGCTTTGACCTCCGGAATATCCAATCCTCTTGCCGCTACGTCAGTGGCCACTAATAGTGTCGTTTTTGCGGTCTTGAAATCTTCAAGCGCCTTCATGCGTTGTGACTGGCTTAGATCGCCATGAATGGACAGAGCGTAGAACCCTCTCGACCCAAGCGACTGAGTAACGCGGTCGCATTCTTTCTTGTATAATGCAAAAATCAACACTCTGTCAGGGCTGGAGGCGTTTGGTTTGTGTCCGAGCTCTTTGAGCCGCTGAATCAACCGGCGATCTTTTTCGCGCACATCGTCGAAGACCTCGACAACTTCAATTAGAACCCATTTTGTCAGTCAAGCACACTGGTTAGTGTGAGAAATTGATGCGAACCTTGTTCGACACGACTGTTGGCCTGGAGCTCATCTTTCCCAACAGTCACACGGACAGGATCTCTCTGGAACGTGCTTGCCAGGCGTCGTACAGATTCGGGCCAAGTAGCACTGACTATTACAGTTATGTCAGCCAGTGTTTTAATCACCTGGACCAATCTCGTACGTACACATCAACGTCTGCCGCTTCTCCATGGGCGCTGTCTTCTCGATAATAGATCGAATATCATTCTCAAACCCTTTATCTAACATGCGGTCTGCTTCATCTAGCACGAGGTAGGTTACCCTATTCAAATGGCGGTTAAGTCCATAAATGAAAGCCACGCGATTTAACTTACCGGCTGAGATCACATACTCCTTCCTCAACAAAATCCTTTAGACGTCCGGGTGTTCCAACCACTATACGAGTTGTCCGCCCATCGCCATTTTGAGACAATAGGGCTTTACGCTGTCCATCTTTAGGTTCACCACCGTATAGACATACACTGCCTATCCCAAAAGGTGTGCCCAACTCATGTAAGGTCTGTTGAGTTTGAATAGCAAGTTCGCGAGTTGGTGCAACGACCAGTACTGTGACCTCGGTCGTCCCAGACTGCTTTTTCGACTTTTTCGACTTTTTGGAGCCCTGCTCTGCAGGAGCTGCGGAAGATGAGAGTATGTGTTGTAATGCAGGGAGACCGAAAGCCAGGGTTTTACCACTACAAGGGTATAACCAATAAGCTTTGGTGAAAGTTGGGAGACATAGGGATATGCTCCTTACCTTCCCGTCTCGGCGATTCCTACGACATCATTACCCCTCAGTGAAGCCGGCCAAGAGCACGCCTGAATAAAGGATGGCTCCTTGAATTTGTCCGTCGCTTTTATTAATCGGTCATCTACCCCAAAGGACGCAAGCTGAGAGAACTTGAGAATTGGAACCACCTCCCCAGATGGGGACTGTATAGTAATGTTGTTCTTGGCAAGATAAGCGGAGACCTCGGAGGAAGTTGGGGTAGAAGAGCCTGAAACCGAAGCAGTAGGTGGAGGGGTCGGCAGAGGCGCATCCACCACAGGAGTAGGATTCTGAGAGCTAGATTGGGCAAGAGCCTCGCGTTGCGCTCGTTTCTCCgctttcctcttcttgcgcTCTTCTTTAGACTCCTTAGCTGGCTCCACAATTGTGTTCTCCTCCGCCGCTGGTACAGGATCGGCACCAGCCTCTCTCTTTCGTCGTTTGCGCTCCGCCTTGTCGATATTGGTATCCTCCTCCGGAGATGTATCACTGGACTTTTTGCGCTTCTTCTTGTCTTTCTTGGATAGTTCCTGAGTATCCTCGTTGGTCATAACGGTATCTTCAGCATTGGTAGTGGCATCCTCGGTCTTCGACTTGGACTTTTTGGATTTCTTGCTGTGAGATGCCACGATTATATCAGATTCTACTGAAGTCATATTTTTATACCAAGAGTATGAGCCCACACACAAAGGCACAGACAGGGAACTGTGAGGGGTGTAGCGGTTAAAGTAAAGGATTAACCAATTTCGAGTGTAAACAAATCTCGACCCAAATTTTGGTCGGTGATTAGATAACGTGATGTTTAGCGCCGATACTCCACTGCTGATCGACGGTCCAGCTCTGAATATAACATCGTCCAGGTTGAATCTATTTTCCTCACCACCCTCCGAGCCCAAGCTCTACATTCCTCGGAATCTCAACAATGGCACAGAGTACCACGTCAAAAACTACTCATAACATTATCAAGTATGCGTCTCACAAGGTTCCGCTGTCCGCTCAAGTTCCGACTAATGAAATCCAATGGTGGGTTCAATAGTATTTATGTTCTCCTGGGGTACAGTGAGGTCATTACCTATTTATAAGGAAATCACACGAAGGGGAGCACCTTAGATTGACGATCGCAGTGACGGCCGTCCGCGCGCCAAGCGGATCTGGCACGCAGCCCATGGCAAGGCATGTGCTGAAAATCGTGTATCTCTCAGAGGATGTAGAGGAGAATCAAAACGCTTCGCAGAGTATGGCGAGCGAAGCTTTATTGG comes from Rhizoctonia solani chromosome 4, complete sequence and encodes:
- a CDS encoding DEAD/DEAH box helicase, translated to MTSVESDIIVASHSKKSKKSKSKTEDATTNAEDTVMTNEDTQELSKKDKKKRKKSSDTSPEEDTNIDKAERKRRKREAGADPVPAAEENTIVEPAKESKEERKKRKAEKRAQREALAQSSSQNPTPVVDAPLPTPPPTASVSGSSTPTSSEVSAYLAKNNITIQSPSGEVVPILKFSQLASFGVDDRLIKATDKFKEPSFIQACSWPASLRGNDVVGIAETGSGKTLAFGLPALQHILSSSAAPAEQGSKKSKKSKKQSGTTEVTVLVVAPTRELAIQTQQTLHELGTPFGIGSVCLYGGEPKDGQRKALLSQNGDGRTTRIVVGTPGRLKDFVEEGVCDLSRVTYLVLDEADRMLDKGFENDIRSIIEKTAPMEKRQTLMFSATWPESVRRLASTFQRDPVRVTVGKDELQANSRVEQVVEVFDDVREKDRRLIQRLKELGHKPNASSPDRVLIFALYKKECDRVTQSLGSRGFYALSIHGDLSQSQRMKALEDFKTAKTTLLVATDVAARGLDIPEVKAVINYTFPLTVEEYIHRIGRTGRGGKSGKSVTFFTGADHERALAGEFARVLKDNGFDADPLKKFPMTIKKKTHGAYGAFFRDDIPADAAPKKIKF